A region of Bicyclus anynana chromosome 15, ilBicAnyn1.1, whole genome shotgun sequence DNA encodes the following proteins:
- the LOC112044732 gene encoding multiple C2 and transmembrane domain-containing protein — protein MNIHLEGELKNIQTMILLTISGTTMLNTIYNDNEDERKHTEYLLQKKYNWYRLCDEFSNVGFLQVIVYGAKGLSGHDCYCILKLNYHRLQTQTDYKTNEPSWMKIFSFTVTDITSILEVIIIDEKKCEEVGRIFMPLLKIQPGKRWYALKDSILKEKARGNNPRILLEMNVAWNLIKGAVRVINPKEPNYLETDEKLDRHVFSRNLTRAKAVTRWIIDTFKIYKTCFEWESTKLNVASLILWLTFCFYAKMWMMPLLFLIPFFWYKPEGYTLIDWKSKLMDEITPENNVDTKNEKEDNKNTSLRQKINSLQEIIQSIQNILGKFASTGESIKNLFNFTVPFVSFLAIFFIVVVSFVMYLIPFNYICMIWAVNKFMKNIFRPNRIRNNEMMDLLSRVPDDETLMECEDLPLSHISDDNEN, from the exons atgaacattcaCTTAGAaggagaattaaaaaatattcaaactatGATTCTTTTAACCATAAGTGGTACAACCATGTTAAATACTATTTATAATGACAACGAAGATGAAAGAAAGCACACGGaatatttattacagaaaaaatat AATTGGTACCGGCTTTGTGATGAGTTTTCAAACGTCGGTTTTCTTCAGGTTATAGTTTATGGAGCAAAAGGCTTATCAGGCCATGATTGTTATTGCATTTTAAAGCTTAATTACCATAGACTGCAGACACAAACAGATTACAAAACTAATGAGCCTAGTTGGATGAAGATATTTtcatt TACAGTAACAGATATCACTTCTATTTTAGAAGTGATTATTATTGACGAAAAGAAATGCGAAGAAGTTGGAAGGATTTTTATGCCACTACTAAAAATACAACCAGGAAAAAGATGGTATGCACTCAAAGATAGCATACTTAAAGAAAAAGCCAGAGGCAATAATCCAAGAATTTTATTAGAAATGAACGTAGCTTGGAATCTT ataaaagGTGCAGTTCGAGTGATAAATCCAAAAGAACCAAATTACCTAGAGACAGATGAAAAGTTAGATAGGCATGTTTTTTCAAGGAATCTAACAAGAGCCAAAGCTGTTACAAGATGGATTATTGacacttttaaaatatacaa AACCTGCTTTGAATGGGAATCAACAAAATTAAACGTAGCGTCTCTCATCCTGTGGCTCACATTCTGTTTTTACGCTAAAATGTGGATGATGCCCTTACTGTTTCTTATACCATTTTTTTGGTATAAGCCTGAGGGATATACTTTAATAGATT GGAAGTCAAAGCTTATGGATGAAATCACACCTGAAAATAACGTCGATACCAAAAATGAAAAGGAGGATAATAAAAACACGTCTttaagacaaaaaataaatagtctTCAAGAAATTATTCAATCTATCCAAAACATACTTGGAAAATTTGCAAGTACTGGTGAAAGTATAAAAAA TTTATTCAACTTTACTGTTCCCTTCGTCAGTTTTTTGGCTATATTTTTCATCGTGGTTGTCTCATTTGTCATGTACTTGATACCTTTTAACTACATTTGCATGATATGGG CTGtcaataaatttatgaaaaatatatttcgacCTAACAGAATTCGTAATAATGAAATGATGGATTTGCTCTCTCGAGTTCCTGATGACGAAACTTTG